The bacterium genome contains the following window.
GATGCGGTGCCACGCGCTCACGTCGGGCTCCGGCGCCGACAGACCGAAGTAGCGGCACACTTCCGTGTCGAAGCCCTGGCCGTGATAGGAGATCGGGACCTGATAGATCGTGTCGACGTCGAGCGCCTGGATCGCGCGCTCCGGCTGGATGTTGCAGAACAGCGCGATCTTGCGCCGGGCATCGGCGGGAATCTCGCGATCGCAGCGGCAGAGCAGGATATCCGGCTGGATACCGACCGATTGCAGCTCCTTGACCGAATGCTGGGTCGGCTTGGTCTTCAGCTCGCCGGCCGCCGGGATCCAGGGGATCAGGGTCAGGTGCACGAACATGGTGCGCTCAGGCCCCAGCTCGTTGCCGAGCTGGCGGATCGCTTCCAGGAACGGCAGGCTTTCGATGTCGCCGACCGTGCCGCCGATCTCGCACAACAGGAAATCCTCGTCGCCCAGGTCGGCCTTGATCCAGTCCTTGATCGCGTCGGTGACGTGGGGAATGACCTGGACCGTGCTGCCGAGGTATTCGCCGCGGCGCTCCTTGTGGATGACGTTCTGGTAGATGCGTCCGGTCGTGACGTTGTTCGACTGTGACAGCGACCGGTCGATGAACCGCTCGTAGTGGCCGAGGTCCAGGTCCGTCTCGGCGCCGTCGTCGGTGACGAACACCTCGCCGTGCTGGATGGGGTTCATCGTGCCCGGGTCGATGTTGATGTACGGGTCGAACTTCTGGAGCGTCACGGAGAGGCCGCGCGCCTCGAGCAGCGCGCCGATGGAGGCG
Protein-coding sequences here:
- a CDS encoding CTP synthase, which gives rise to MKPKYIFVTGGVLSSLGKGLASASIGALLEARGLSVTLQKFDPYINIDPGTMNPIQHGEVFVTDDGAETDLDLGHYERFIDRSLSQSNNVTTGRIYQNVIHKERRGEYLGSTVQVIPHVTDAIKDWIKADLGDEDFLLCEIGGTVGDIESLPFLEAIRQLGNELGPERTMFVHLTLIPWIPAAGELKTKPTQHSVKELQSVGIQPDILLCRCDREIPADARRKIALFCNIQPERAIQALDVDTIYQVPISYHGQGFDTEVCRYFGLSAPEPDVSAWHRI